The Chryseobacterium geocarposphaerae genome has a window encoding:
- a CDS encoding phenylacetate--CoA ligase family protein, whose amino-acid sequence MEFNPPIERSTSKEIKAFQEQKLQELLNYLETHSPFYQKLFKENNINIADIQTLEDLQKIPTTVKNDIQQNNDDFFCVTPDKIVDYSTTSGTLGDPVTFGLSDNDLERLAYNEAVSFACAGIQKGDVVQMITTIDKRFMAGLAYFLGLRKMGASVVRMGPGIPELQWDSIFRYKPKYLITVPSFLLKMIDYAEKHGIDYKNSSVYGAVCIGESIKNQDFTDNILSQKIKEKWDIKLFSTYASTEMSTAFTECEFQNGGHHHPELIITEILDDEGKPVKEGESGELTITTLGVEAIPLLRFKTGDIVKAHYEPCQCGRNTMRLGPVIGRKQQMIKYKGTTLYPPAMNDILNDFNGISCYQIVIQTNEIGLDEIIIRLSTGNTDENFVNEVRDHFRAKLRVSPKIEIIDFDILSKTVFHPNSRKPITFVDLR is encoded by the coding sequence TTGGAATTCAACCCACCAATCGAAAGATCGACGAGTAAGGAAATTAAAGCGTTTCAGGAGCAAAAACTTCAGGAGCTGTTAAATTATCTGGAAACTCATTCTCCTTTTTATCAGAAGCTTTTTAAGGAAAATAATATCAATATTGCTGACATTCAAACCTTAGAAGATCTGCAGAAAATTCCGACAACGGTTAAGAATGATATTCAGCAGAATAATGATGATTTTTTCTGTGTTACTCCTGATAAGATTGTTGATTATAGTACAACTTCAGGTACATTAGGTGATCCTGTGACTTTCGGTTTGTCGGATAATGATCTTGAAAGACTGGCGTACAATGAAGCTGTTTCTTTTGCCTGTGCTGGTATTCAGAAGGGGGATGTCGTACAGATGATTACGACTATCGACAAGAGGTTTATGGCCGGACTTGCTTATTTTCTTGGCTTAAGAAAAATGGGAGCCAGTGTTGTTAGAATGGGACCGGGAATTCCTGAACTGCAATGGGATTCTATTTTCAGATATAAACCGAAATATTTAATTACTGTTCCGTCATTTTTGTTAAAAATGATTGATTATGCTGAAAAGCATGGGATTGACTATAAAAATTCCAGTGTTTATGGAGCGGTTTGTATTGGAGAAAGTATCAAAAATCAGGATTTTACAGATAATATTCTTTCACAGAAAATTAAAGAAAAGTGGGATATTAAATTATTTTCAACTTATGCTTCCACGGAAATGAGTACTGCTTTTACAGAATGTGAGTTCCAGAATGGAGGACATCACCATCCTGAGCTGATTATTACCGAGATTCTTGATGATGAAGGAAAGCCTGTTAAGGAAGGAGAAAGTGGTGAATTGACTATTACAACATTAGGAGTCGAGGCAATTCCTTTGTTGAGATTTAAAACAGGGGATATTGTTAAAGCACATTATGAACCTTGTCAGTGCGGAAGAAACACAATGCGTTTAGGACCTGTAATCGGAAGAAAACAACAGATGATAAAATATAAAGGAACAACTTTATATCCACCTGCAATGAATGATATTTTGAATGATTTTAATGGGATTTCATGTTATCAGATTGTTATTCAAACCAATGAAATTGGGCTGGATGAGATCATCATCAGACTGAGTACGGGAAATACCGATGAAAATTTTGTAAATGAAGTGAGGGATCATTTTCGTGCAAAACTCAGAGTGAGTCCGAAAATTGAAATAATTGACTTTGATATCTTATCTAAAACTGTTTTTCATCCTAACAGTCGTAAGCCGATTACTTTTGTTGACTTGAGGTAA
- a CDS encoding NAD(P)/FAD-dependent oxidoreductase, translating to MNKEFVDVLVIGAGPSGCVSSSYLKKNNVSVKVVEKTKFPRLVVGESLIPRVMDHFDEAGLFPALDKMGFEKKLGARFLRGDEVCIFDFSDKFGEGWDWTWQVPRADFDNTLAQEVINKGIDLEFEAEVIDIQFNGTDSVTTVRNKDGETKEIHAKFVIDSSGYGRVLPRLLDLEKPSKLSPHSAIFTHVEDINREDGVEGTLISFDIIETEVWLWVIPFSNGNTSLGIVGPTEYIEKLIENGDTTEALRKAISLSDYYVKRFGNVDFLFEPRHLKDYSCSVKSLFGEGFALTGNASEFLDPVFSSGMAFATESGMLAAKLALRQLNGEKIDWQKEYTDYILYGVDVFTTYVKEWYTGNLQELFFHQPENPDVKKKICAVLAGYVWNKDNPFVKKHDTVIKNLANLIKLEKLEQQNQ from the coding sequence ATGAACAAAGAATTTGTTGACGTTCTCGTAATCGGAGCTGGACCTTCCGGATGCGTATCTTCTTCATACTTAAAGAAGAACAATGTCAGCGTGAAAGTTGTTGAAAAAACAAAATTTCCAAGACTGGTTGTAGGCGAAAGTTTAATTCCGAGAGTAATGGATCATTTTGATGAAGCCGGGCTTTTCCCCGCTTTAGATAAAATGGGTTTTGAAAAAAAGCTTGGAGCAAGATTCTTGAGAGGAGACGAAGTCTGTATTTTTGATTTTAGTGATAAGTTCGGTGAAGGATGGGACTGGACTTGGCAGGTTCCGAGAGCTGATTTTGATAATACATTAGCTCAAGAAGTCATCAATAAAGGAATTGACCTGGAATTTGAAGCGGAAGTAATCGATATCCAGTTTAACGGAACAGATTCTGTAACAACTGTGAGAAATAAAGACGGAGAAACAAAAGAAATCCATGCAAAATTCGTGATTGATTCCAGTGGCTACGGAAGAGTTCTTCCCAGATTGTTAGATTTGGAAAAACCTTCAAAATTATCTCCGCACTCTGCTATTTTTACTCATGTAGAAGACATTAACAGAGAAGATGGGGTAGAAGGAACATTGATTTCTTTTGATATTATTGAAACCGAAGTCTGGCTTTGGGTTATCCCTTTTTCAAATGGAAATACCAGTTTAGGAATTGTAGGACCTACAGAATATATTGAAAAACTCATTGAAAACGGAGATACAACAGAAGCTCTAAGAAAAGCGATTTCGCTTTCCGATTATTATGTAAAGCGTTTTGGAAATGTAGACTTCCTTTTTGAGCCGAGACATTTAAAAGACTATTCATGTTCGGTAAAAAGCCTTTTCGGAGAAGGATTTGCTTTAACGGGAAATGCTTCAGAATTTTTAGATCCTGTTTTCTCTTCAGGAATGGCTTTTGCAACAGAATCGGGAATGCTGGCTGCAAAACTGGCTTTGAGACAACTTAATGGAGAAAAAATCGACTGGCAGAAAGAATATACGGACTACATTTTATATGGTGTAGATGTTTTCACTACCTATGTGAAGGAATGGTACACCGGAAATCTTCAGGAGTTATTCTTCCACCAACCCGAAAATCCGGATGTAAAGAAAAAAATATGTGCTGTTTTAGCGGGATATGTCTGGAATAAAGACAATCCTTTCGTGAAAAAACACGATACCGTTATCAAAAATTTAGCGAATCTTATTAAGCTGGAAAAACTTGAACAGCAAAATCAATAA
- a CDS encoding HAL/PAL/TAL family ammonia-lyase, giving the protein MKINNFLELRDFQKIIIESEAIELNETVLQRVEASFQFLKDFSKNKVIYGVNTGFGPMAQFKINDDDTHQLQYNLIRSHSSGIGNSLPEDEVKAAMLARLNTLSLGNSGVHVSVVNLLKELINRNITPLIFEHGGVGASGDLVQLAHLALVLIGEGEVFYKGERKLTKEVFAVEGLEPIHVEIREGLALMNGTSVMSGIGAVNAYKANQLTEISIKLSCAINEIVLAYDDHLSEALNGTKRHAGQQKIAEKMRNHLADSKLVRKREEHLYTHFEEQDKVFKDKVQEYYSIRCVPQILGPVLDTLEFTEKVLEDEINSANDNPIINVEDQHVYHGGNFHGDYISLEMDKLKIVVTKLTMLAERQLNYLLNAKINEILPPFVNLGKLGFNFGMQGVQFTATSTTAESQMLSNSMYVHSIPNNNDNQDIVSMGTNAAVICRKVIENAFEVLAIEAITIVQAIEYLGYQDQVSSATKALYDDIRKIIPAFSEDMIMYPYLEEVKKYFKNM; this is encoded by the coding sequence ATGAAAATAAATAACTTTTTAGAACTGAGGGATTTTCAGAAGATTATTATCGAAAGTGAGGCGATAGAGCTAAATGAGACTGTTTTGCAAAGGGTTGAAGCAAGCTTTCAGTTTCTGAAAGATTTTTCTAAAAATAAAGTAATATATGGTGTGAATACCGGATTCGGGCCGATGGCTCAATTCAAGATTAATGATGATGATACGCACCAGTTACAGTATAATTTGATTAGAAGTCACTCTTCAGGAATTGGGAACTCTTTGCCGGAAGATGAGGTGAAAGCTGCCATGTTGGCAAGATTGAACACCTTATCACTGGGTAATTCAGGAGTGCATGTTTCTGTTGTTAATTTGCTTAAAGAACTTATTAATAGAAATATTACCCCACTTATTTTCGAGCACGGAGGAGTAGGAGCGAGTGGAGATTTAGTTCAACTAGCTCACTTAGCTTTAGTGCTGATAGGTGAAGGTGAAGTTTTTTATAAAGGAGAAAGAAAATTAACAAAAGAAGTCTTTGCTGTTGAAGGATTAGAGCCTATTCATGTAGAAATCCGTGAAGGGCTGGCTTTAATGAACGGAACTTCTGTAATGTCCGGGATTGGTGCAGTGAATGCTTATAAAGCGAATCAATTGACTGAAATTTCCATTAAACTTTCTTGTGCTATTAATGAAATTGTTCTGGCTTATGATGATCACTTATCAGAAGCGCTAAACGGAACAAAAAGGCATGCCGGTCAGCAAAAAATTGCTGAGAAAATGAGAAATCATTTGGCAGACAGTAAATTGGTAAGAAAAAGAGAAGAACATCTTTATACTCACTTTGAAGAGCAGGATAAAGTGTTTAAAGATAAGGTTCAGGAATATTATTCAATCCGATGTGTTCCACAGATCTTAGGACCAGTTTTGGATACGCTGGAATTTACGGAGAAAGTTCTTGAAGACGAGATCAATTCAGCCAATGATAATCCGATTATTAATGTTGAAGATCAGCATGTCTATCACGGCGGGAATTTCCATGGAGACTATATATCCTTGGAAATGGATAAGCTGAAGATTGTGGTTACGAAGCTGACTATGTTAGCCGAAAGACAGCTTAACTATCTTTTGAATGCTAAGATCAATGAAATTTTGCCGCCTTTTGTAAATTTAGGTAAATTAGGTTTTAATTTCGGGATGCAGGGAGTTCAGTTTACGGCAACTTCTACTACGGCAGAAAGCCAGATGCTGTCAAATTCAATGTATGTGCATAGTATTCCTAATAATAATGACAATCAGGATATTGTGAGTATGGGAACGAATGCGGCGGTAATTTGCAGAAAAGTAATTGAAAATGCATTTGAAGTTCTTGCAATTGAAGCCATCACAATTGTTCAGGCAATAGAATATTTGGGATATCAGGATCAGGTTTCTTCGGCAACGAAAGCGTTGTATGATGATATCAGAAAGATCATTCCTGCTTTTTCAGAAGATATGATCATGTATCCGTATCTTGAAGAAGTAAAAAAATATTTTAAGAACATGTAA